In the Zingiber officinale cultivar Zhangliang chromosome 5A, Zo_v1.1, whole genome shotgun sequence genome, TTCGATTGTGAGTTTGAATCGGATAATAAGCTGGACTTCTAAGTATTGCCCAACGTATTTTCAGTAGCCCAAAGCATCTCTCTATCACGTTTCTAGCAGCCGAATGCTTCATATTGAAAAACTCTCGCGGGCTTCTAGGTACTCGACCTTCTTTCCACTCATTTAAATGATATCTTTGGCTCATATATGGTGCTAAAAAGCCTTCACAGTTTGTGTAACCGGCATCGACAAGGTAATAATATCCtataaatttaataaatgtattaaaatagaTCACAAACTCAAACCACAGTAAAATATTtaggatattttaaaaaaataattagcaAATCATGTGGGACTTTTAAtccatttttccttgtgattgcaTCTCGTAGTACTCTACTATCTGCTGCTGAACCTTCCCATCCAGACAACACATATGTAAATTGCATATCTTGAGAACAAGCAGCAAGCACATTAGTAGCAATTTCACCCTTTCTTGTTCGATATCTAGGTCTATCCTCTGTTGGTACTCTAACTTTAATATGTGTCCCATCTAAAGATCCCAAACAATTCTAAAGggaacaacaagaagaaaataagaaaaaaacttCATAAATCATTACtttaaaaacaaatataataattaCCTTAAACCATTTCCATCTCCAATCTATTGAGTCTGCTGCAATTGGCTCTGGATTTTCAAAAAGTACATTTTGTAGACGAATAACAGCATTCAAAAATAGGGGAAAATGCCTACTTATTGTTTCACCAGACCTTTTAAATCGAAATTGTATAGTTCTATTCTTGACATGATGAGCTAGCAAATGTAATGATATTGCTATTTGCTCATCTACCTCCATATATCTTGTTCCTTTCAGGCCCCCTTCACTTTCGAGTATACAACACAACTTTGTAAAACTACTCCTATTCATTCTTAGCTGTGCTATGCAAGTAGCGTCACTTTCATATGCTAAATTATATATCATCCCTCTCCTAGCAAAAACATCATTCACATATCGTCTTTTCAAGCAATACGATCTATTACGCCTTTCCACTAAAATACAACACATTTGAAAAAACCAATTCACTATATTCAAGATCTCCAACCAATGCATTAACACAACAACTAGATTCCTTTTTCTTATTATATTCCTGGTCTTTAAACTAAGACGAGTCATGACTGCAAAAGAAAAAGATAAGATATTTTAGAGGGGAAATAAAAGACCCACCCGATATAGGTTATATACAAAGAAGTAACCTAAAAACAGTGGGAGCATGTATGAGATTTAATCTAAATCTGAGGATGCCATTAGAGATAATAGGATACCATTAAAGATGGTGAGAAGCATGTATGAGATTTAATCTAAATCTGAGGATACCATTAGAGATAATAGGTTAAGATATTACAATATGTTCAAAAGGCAGCTAAAATGAAAAGAGTTCTGTGAGAAATAAAAAGTGATCCAGGAAAAAAAATTCTAGTTAGCATAACAAGAGAGAGAGTCCAAATGATTTTATTATATCTCATATGACTTTACATGAATTTCAATAGCAAACTAGGTCCAAGCACTTGACATCAAAATTAGGGCACATGGTTTCTTTTTCAATAAATTCAACAATGTTTTATTGTTGTAGAATCACAACAGATTTTTACTATGTTTGTTAAAACCACAGTTAAAATAGATCGCACAAATGCAAAGGGGAAAAGAAGTTAAAGACAATTTGCCGTGTGGAGCAGTAAGTAGTAACAAAGACCCAAACACAAGCACATTTAAACCAGTAAAAAGGAAGCTAGTGAAATGAAGAATATCAAATGTGGCATGATAGTCATAACAGCAAGTGACCAGAGATTTCATTATGAATAAAAATGAAATCCAACAAATAACAAGGGAGAGGTTCTATAGGCACCGTTGTGAGCCGAGGGAGGGGTTCTGCCGAGGCGAGGGAGAGGTCTCTCGGCACCGTTGCGAGGCGAGGGAGAGGTTATGTCGGCGACGTTGCGAGGCGAGGGAGTCGTCTGTCGGCGACGTTGCGAggcgagggagagggagaggtctgTCGGCGACGTTGCGAGGCGAGGGAGAGACTCTATCGGCGACGTTGCGAGGCGAGGGAGAGATTCTGCCGAGGTGAGGGAGAGTTGTGTCGGCGCGTCATTGTTGTGAGGCGAGGGGGAGTTGTGTCGGCGAGTTTAGGGAGGAATTGGTGCGATGAGATGAGATTAGGGTTAGATTTGGTATTAAAAAATATTGGGTTGTAATGTAATCAGATTACGAGCTGTTTagtttgtaatccagattacattacattacgaGTTTAGAATTATACCAAACAAATTAATccaccttgtaatgtaatcccgattacattacaaggcagattacggcgtaccaaacgtagccttagtAGGATATAATCTACCTTCTAATATAATCAAGATTGTATTATAAGGCTATTATTTTATTGGTTTAATCGATTACAAAAGATAATGATGTTTTGTAATATGGATTACAAAGTAAATATTatataatccgattacattacgaaatcactgtttaattaaaatttaaatgtcgaatataCTCCTAGTCAGCCGCCGCCCTTCGCCATCGCTTGTCGCTCGCCATCGTCGGCCGCCCGCCGCCCGCCGCCCGCCGCCCATCGTCGGCCGCCCGCCGCCCGTTGCCGACCGCTCGCCGTCGGCCGCCCACCGTCGGTCGCTCGCCTGCCGCCGACATCGACTAGTGGTGACGGCCGCTAGTTGCCGGTGGCTGCCGCAAGTTTTGACAGAGGTGCGGCGGCTCGTCGGTAAAAGTCGtatgatatttttatcattttataataatatgaattatattttttataaaaaataatggacatcaaacaaaagaatataatatCTTTGTAattaaagattacatacattaaattattaaatataataataccatcaatattacattacattacaaatttgattatatTACACGCTCCATTATATTACATCCAACCAAATATAACCTTTAAATAAtaggaaaaaaaatccaaataataATGATCCATTTCGGATATGATCCGACTGATAAAATGCTTCctccttccctttcctttcccctttattttcttttctctacgTTTCCTCTTACTGCTTTCCTATTAAGTAAACCATCTAAATTATTCGtttacttaaataaaataaaagacgAATTTTATACgcacattaaaaataataattatttcgaaaagagagaaaattaattaggaaaagctgaaatttatttatttttaaatagtttaaaattaattaatcgaATTAGAAAAAACGTTGGCACCTGCCTTCTTGTTGTTAAAGGCACAGCGGGAGGTGCCTTCACCTTCACGAGGTCATTCTCCTTCCGCTCTCTCGTCGCCTCCGGTCGCCGCCCTCCGCCGCAGCTCCTCCGCCACTTCGTTCGCCTTTTCTGTATCGATCCATCTCTTCTCCGTCGCCTACGCTTCTCGGCCTCTGAACCCTAGAGCCGATCGATCACGCGCCGATCGACGTCAAGGAGGTTGTTGAACTCATGGCTGACTATCCGAATTGGTTGAAGTCTATGTCGAAATCCTCCACTTCCTCTTCGTCGTCCTCTTCCGGCGCTTCCGCGTTCAGGAAGCCGTTCTCCATCCTCCGATCGTTCTCTTACCACACCCATCGGCGCGCCTCGACGAGGACCCTTGCGAGGCGATTTGCCGACGAGCCGAAGCGCCCCAAGGTGGTTCTCTACTTCACCTCGCTCCGCAGCATCCGACGCACCTTCGAGGACTGCTGCGCTGTCCGCGCCATCCTCCGAGGCTTCCACGTCGCCGTCGACGAGCGCGATGTTTCCATGGACGCTTCGTTCCGCCGCGAGCTGCAGGAGTTGCTGGTGAAGGGCCGGCCGTTGGTTTTGCCACAGGTGTTTATTGGAAGTCGGTGGCTCGGCGGGTCGGAAGAGATCCGGCAGATGCACGAGGCTGGGGAGCTGGGGAAAATGCTCGAAGGAGTCGCCGCTCAGGACCCAGCGTTCGTCTGCGATGGCTGCGGTGGTATGCGGTTTGTCCCGTGCTCCAATTGCCATGGAAGCCGAAAGGTGTTTGTTGAGGAAGAAGGGAGAATGAGACGTTGTGAACTCTGCAACGAGAATGGATTGGTACGATGCTCTTACTGCTGTtcatgaatttttttattttttttgtcattGTCAAAGGGAGTAACTTTTACTGGGACTAGATTTGAAGATGATGAATGAATTAAAGAACAGATGATAGTTGGGGAAATGTTTTCGCTTTGATTTATGTTTGTTGATCTGGAAGAAGTCAGTTTATTTGCTTGAGTGGAATTTTACTCAATTTAGACGAATCCGAGAGTGCCTTTTTTATTTGGAGCTGATGGTTTCTCATTGCTAGTGCTGATTTTGAAAAGAGAAACACTGGTTCTTGTCTCAAAAGTGTGTtggtgaaaggaaagaaataagcTGTTTGTATAATCCGATTGTACATATTGGTTTGCAGATAACATGCTCGATTGTTATTTCTTTTGGTGTGCAATGTTGAACAATGTTTGATATGAGTTGTATTTGAGATTGCCAAAGTTTATTTGGAATTAATGGCCTCTCTGATAGCTAGTGTTGATTATTATAAAGAAGTTACTGATTCTAATCTCACAAGTGTGCTATAAAGAAATAAGTTCTGTGTATGATATGGTTGTACTAGTTGGTTTGCTTATAACATggtctttccttattttttctaTTGTGCAACCTTGAATAATGGCTGTTTTGATGTTGAGCAGGTCATTTCCATTAACAGTTAAGCCATATAATGTTAATTTAAGTGCTTTTCTGAAGATTCATAAGTCTCCTACTCTGTGTTACAATCTTGATATTTTTGTTGAAGGTTCCATTGCATGGTTTGGATTTACATGGAGTTTTGGATATCTATTGTCAATAGTTTGATTCTCTTGTGAAAAAGAGTTTGAgttgttaatttttttattttttttgcatattcttaattttttatagTCTAAGTTCTTATGTGTGATACATAAGAAAGATAAGATTGTTATTCTGGATTAAGTAAttgttctcttcttttttttcacaTTGTATATAAGTTTCTTATCAGGTGGATGAGAGAAATCATAACTACATGCATCTTAAGTACATGCAAGTGCATTCTTGGCATTGTGTGATAGTAAAGTATTTCTTGCAACTATCAATTAGAATGCCTTAACATTGCCATTACAACGATCCAGTACTGCTCCACCTTCTTAGGCTCATGACTGCATCTGATTTTTAGTTGGAATGATTAATACCatcttttatttcaatttatggaAACCTTAGATAACTCACTAGTTTGATCTATAGGTTATCTATACAATGATGCCTAGTTTGCATGCATCCTTTGCTTTTTATACCTTTCCTCTCTTGTTACCTGTTGATCTGTTCCTTTGTTTCTGCTTGTTGACATATTGAATTGATGTAATAACAATTGCAGACTAGTTATATAGTGAAACATGTGTCTACTGTATGATCAAAACAAGAAGATAGTAAACTTGTTTTATCATAAATTCATAATGACATTGCAGGATTTCTTCTGTCTTTATGCCAGTTTGCCTGAAACAACTAATTAGCttattatttcctttttggtttttCTCGTCTGTTTATTATGAAAGTAAGATTGATTAATCTTCTTTCTCTCCTCACCTTTGACAATCATAAATCAGGCTGATAATAACCATGTGTGGGGTTTATGATCACAGACTTGAACCATTCCAAACCAATTGCTGATAGGCTCAACCCTGGACACCACCCTCCCCTTTTTGAGAGAAAGGATGTGGGGAAAAAAGGGAAGATAGTGGAAGATATTATATTCTTTGATTTGAGTCAAAGATATTTTATTCTTTTGAGACTGAGAAATCAAGGGAAGTAGAAGGAATTTTGCTTTCTTAAAGGTAAAGGGAGTTTTTTGGTCCCCAAATCATTTGATTGCTCAAGGTAGAGATGAGTAATTAAGATGATTAGAGAAGAATCCAACCTTCTTAACACCTTCTGCAAGAGGCAAATCATGCTAAATCTGAAAAGTGATAGCTGCTAAGATTTTTATTGTTAAGAAATTATTTAAACTAGCTCAATTACTTCCCATTTGATTGCATTTTTTGGTACTCATATTCCAACCTACTGcatacactttttttttttttacatcttGGATCGCAAAAAGGGATTGTCTAGAGATGAAAAACTGAATAGGGTTATGGGTTTAAACAACAACAATCTTGTATTTGAGTGATCTATGCTGAGTAGCAAAGACATGATGGTCTCTCATGCTTCATCAACAAAAGGCTTTAGGGTACCTTTTTATGCAAGTGCCTCTCATCATTCATGTCTTGAACAAAGAAAACAGTTTGCAACAATATAATGCCATCTATAATTCAACAACACAGTTTAGGATGTAGCTGACAATTTCTGCATGTCTGTTGGTGTATCGTGATTGAAAAGCTATACAACACAGATTCTTCTGTAAAATTCATCTCCACTGTTTTCTTAAGGTGATGTGTACACCATTTCAGATTGTGTTGCGaagaaaaacaaactataccTTTCCCCATATGTTTTTTCAGTTCATATGATTCTGAATTCTGATGACAACTTTAAGTCGAGTAAAAACATAAATTGAAAAGTGGGATTGGTGGTTGAAGATATTCTTATTATCGTCCCTGTTCACAATCACAATAATAATCTTCAAGAAGAATCATAGGCATATGAACGTATGGATTCAACCTATATATACAATAGTGTAAAGATTACTGAGTATTTACTGGAAGCAgaagaaaaggggaaaaaaatTTTTTGCTGCATTCGCTTATGGCATTTACAGACAAGGTAATATTGTGCTTTGCGATAAGAATATACTTTCCACACAAAAATAGCAGGATGAAAAAAAAGAATGATAAAGATCAGCTAAACCTACTTTGTATATCTCCGTTCGTCCATCTTTCACACGCCGAAGGCCAAACAAACTGATGGCTAAAGCTAATAGCATAGGAGCATCTGATTCCAGCATCAAATGCC is a window encoding:
- the LOC121981070 gene encoding uncharacterized protein At5g39865-like — translated: MADYPNWLKSMSKSSTSSSSSSSGASAFRKPFSILRSFSYHTHRRASTRTLARRFADEPKRPKVVLYFTSLRSIRRTFEDCCAVRAILRGFHVAVDERDVSMDASFRRELQELLVKGRPLVLPQVFIGSRWLGGSEEIRQMHEAGELGKMLEGVAAQDPAFVCDGCGGMRFVPCSNCHGSRKVFVEEEGRMRRCELCNENGLVRCSYCCS